ATggcatttattaaataatttattaacgggATTAGATACACTTTAATAATCCCTTGGGAAGGCTCTGTCAGTCCAGGTATCATTGCAGTCAAAACAAATCCGACATTGCACActcttgaaccaagcagcagccatgttgaaactctcagggcattctgatcctgatccgcagagctatttgaggaacacacacacacggacagacagagattccttgttTTTATAAAGAGATTATCTTTTTTAACTAGAAACATAcaatataaaaccccatattttgaaGGCTTTCTTTGTTGatttttcactttctctctctcaagtaccccctgcagtgccaatgcatacccctagaggtacacatatccccatttgagaaacactgctttaaggGATTAACGGGGAACTTGGGGACATTATTTTCGTTATCTACATGTACATGCACATGATGACAAACAGATCCTtgaattatgtattgtttttaattaactgtgcaaaacaataaataaaataaaaaaaatattttaatcagtaattttctatattttactaTAACAAGACATTACAGATGACCCAATTTTATTTCCAGACGTCCCAACATTTGGGGTAATGAccgcaaggttgaaaaaccctgctctaaatctttttatatttttatcttttgtCAATTACTTTGGACTACAATTGGATTTGTTTAAAAggtacaatatatacagtataacgtTTGATTAATTGAAATATCtttctatataaatatataggaAATACAGTATGTTATTATCGTATTATATTCAGCTTCTCCAGTGAGTGCAGAATGATGTGGTTATTCTCACCTCGTATTACTCATTGGTGCTGAGTGTGACTTCCTGTGGGCTTTAGCCTCATCTGTTAGTGGGAATATTATATCAGAAGGGATTAAGCTGAAGAATTTTGGACTTTCCCATGTGCAAATATGAGAAGTGTTCACAGAAGGTCACAACTATTAATAGCATGTgtcttcgtgtgtgtgtgtgtatgtgtgtcccCTGTAGGAATTTACCAGCCTTAGACCACAAAGCCGAACATCAGGGAGGAAGCATGGAGCGAAGAGGAGAAGAGCTGCCACAGATGGATGGATCATGTGATGCGTGCGAGCCCGATGAGGCCCAGCCGGCGACGCAAGTGTGCTGTACCTGCAATTTTGCCTTTTGCGTTCTGCATGCCGAAAATCACACCAGTCGCACAAAGCACCCACTGATCCCTTACAAATGTGAAGAGAAACCAAATAATGGTGCATGCACAGAGAAAGAGTCAAGAAAAGATGAGAATGAATCAAACAAAGCAGCtggacaagaagaagaagtgccTATAGCTAATGGCAATGaaggtgatggtggtgatgatgatgctgaGGAAGCGGTGAGCATCCAGAGCCCTGAGCAGGTTGGCGGAGCTGAGGCTGCAGAAGCAAAACAAGACGTTGCAGAAGTTAAACCCAAGAACAAGGAAGCTCCAGCGACGAGGGAGAGACTGCACTGCAAAGAGCATGACAAGGAAGGCACTCTGTACTGTAAATGTGACGAGAAGATCATCTGTGTGATGTGCGCGGTGCAGGGCGAACACCGGGATCATGAGATCATCACTCTGCACGAGGCCTACTTGTGGCAGAAAGTAAGTCGAGTGCTCAGTACGTGACAGATTTACACACAGCACAGCAGCACGGtgtgatttactgctgcttttCTGTTGTTCTGAATGGGAAAGCTGCAAAGCAACATCTGCAGCTCTGTCACATCATTTATAGAGCTCTACCTAtttaacagaggtgtaaagagtactgatggatcctactcaagtagaggtactgttacttgattgaaattgttctcaagtacaagtaaggcatacataaaatactcaaatactagtgaaaagtagctcaattaattaacactcagtaaaagttactagttactttcaccccccatatttatttttgggtAATAAATtgtgccacggttcccttgcatacagtaaacatctcaagtATAAACCTTAAAAGGAAGAAACTACATCTTgcacaataagccttttcacacactctgaaatctcgctctcgttcagttcttgtgcatgaggtcaaaggtcaagaagGATAAACTCGCCATGGCTGCAGCGAATCTGACAAATATAGATTATTTTTCCAGTTGAttctttgaaaacattttgtggAAATGTAGTATCGGTTTCCAAGGCAGAAATGCAgcgttagctgctaaagctgcAAACAAGCTGAAAATTCAGGGTTTTCTTGGCTTTTcaacagtgaccaatcagctgattGTTTCACTGTTTCACTCATCaccctgtccatcttgtgcactttcttgaaatttgtaaatttaaataaaatagtagcttaataaaaatgatcatggacctggttagtgaatggtgaacctcgtaaatgtaccttttcaaagtaaTAACTCGTACTGTAATAAACGTTTTCAcacagaaatcttgcttgtcccatcactaaaaataataataatacattttatttataagcacttttcaaaaattcagacattttacagttgttaaaacaattacacagaaGTCAAAAAAGAATCCAACAACAAttaaggtaaatacagaaaatacataacaatcacaAGTGAAAATCTTGGGAGACAGAGTGTtgaagcaagggaggtctgtcgctttgatactgcttctTCCATTGGTTCAAGTGCTGGGATCAGCAGAAAGCCATGGTCCCGGTTTTCAttcaccaggggtcacctgtgtggaagcaaaGGGACTGCCCTAGCTTCCATACTGCTGTTGAGGTGCTCCCATTGGTTTTCAAAAGTACTCGGATCTAGCCGAAAGTTGTGTCAGCGGAAAACCCTGGTTCCCCCGAGTGTGAATATGTATAATATGAATCCTATTAATACACTAAAGGTTGGCAATGTCAACAGACCGACCGAGCTTGTTGACGTTTGTTGCACATGCACAGTTCCAGAGTTTAAAAAGGCttattggaacttaatttattttccacaaaggcatctgtataaaataaaaagtttgtcaaaatgtacaattcttttttcttttttaaataaaataacacccatgaattcaattcaaaatttaaaaaattctcaggcaCTAAATATAGCTAcatgtatgaactctaaaactgattGAATAACCTCCAGTCAATGGTGTTTTGGCACCGTAcattgtttaatctgattggtcggttatgatgtgatgcatttgattgttgtctggtcatttcatttttttgtagttgatcattttaaaacaaaaaattcaaagtgtaatatatatatatatgtgtgtgttaggCTCTCTATTTAAAGTCTACACACCCGTGctgttttaatatttgtattgagTATATAATGACTCACACAACTTCTCATACAATAGTAGAAATGACAAAGTAAAATTGAAATATAACTGCAAATTACCCAGTGTAGCTAATTGTTTGATTGCATTGTCCCCAATAATAATAGCTCCATATTCCTCCTCCTATGCTGTTAAATGATTGATTCTTTTAAGCATATTTAACCATTCCATTGAGTCTCTAGTTTAGGGCACAATTGGATTTGGTCTAATACATTTTGACAATGCCTCTATCACCACCGCAGGTTCATTTATGCGCTGATTATAGCCGCATTTCCTGCGAGACGTTTAGTATACTGAGCACATTCCGGCTCTGCTTTTGAAACTATTTACAGAGATGGTGAtgcacactaaaaaaaaaaaaaaaaaaagctatgttTTAGACAAagcatggatttttttttcagccgaAAAGCCTCTTTCTGTAAATTATCCGACAAGGTCCATGCATTCACCTGTGTGGAGCTGcactgttgtcttttttgttctGTCGATGCACAtgtgaaaaacaggaaaaacacaatgCACTACATCACATCCACATATGGATTTATGGGAGAGAAAGAGGCCAAAATCAAGGCCAACCCAGTTCCCAAACCTACTGAAGCTTTTGGCCTGCTTTCTGTCAGACAATCATTCATCTGCAGTAATAGGAGTTTTTCCTGCCTTAGATTTCAGCTGCTAACATGAAAAAATCTATcaataaatgtgtatatttttagttttctgtTAACCCATTTAGTTTACATgagaaaaaatactcaaaatattGGTGATATTAACAAAATCAAATTGTAAAACAGCAAAACACTCCAATCTGTGTTTAAAAGTGTTTCCCATCCGTCGTGTGAGTAACTGTtatggcgcgttcacaccaaaagtgttgaaagcagcaggtttacaaTCACGGAATATGGTGGACGTGCCTCTTGGGAGCGTCAAAGGTCTCAATGTGGGTCCTGCGCCTCCTGTGAAGCTTTTCGCGCGGCTgatgctggagttgggattgttgaacttttggcgCATATCGTGGCGCGTTGACCAATCATGagcgttccccaaccgtgacgtatcagaataatgagaagaagaaaaataaaacactaacagctctattccagcagaataGCCTGTACAACTGCGGGCtattctgctggaatagagcgcctgtagttggggacctggtaggagatgcgtgtgccgatgcgggtcagcaggtcggCAATttgggcacgggagagacggaagtagcgctgatAAGGACTCTTGTCCAAGCGCAGCTCTGTTTAATCCAGAAACGGCGTTGAGGGCAAATAAAACCAAGCTACTCTctcgataatgtagagccgatgaacgggggTCGGAGGCGGCGTGTTTAGCAAGGAACTCCGAACcttattctccattcaaccaaGCTTTTCTGTAGCCCTCTAAATAATCACAGTGCAATCTGACCagaaacacagccttctcaacatgttccccaccacttcatcaatgtaactgatcgccacaatatcatccattgtatgaacaccaccggcagcAGAGAAGTGTTTTGGGCATCAACTCTAGTGTCGGCCACGATGGGGGCGCCAGACGCAcatcaaaagcttgaaatctcaaaacatGCAGCGCTCGCCCCGCGGAAAGCTTCAAAACGCACCGCTCATAAGGCGTGGGACATGCAGCGAGACCTCCAATGctcctagaagcgcgtccaccatatattgtgaatgtacacctgaCACTTtcgacgcgtttggtgtgaacgcttCATTAGCATAATATTGACTCATTTTTAGCAACTTCTACAGTATGTTTGGTTTGtaatttttggtgtgtttttttcttctttctttcctcttaccacttgtttatttgttttgcatcCAGAGCAAAGGAGGCTATGACCTGCTGGGCTTCTCACAAAGGATGGGTGACAGGATAAATGAAAAGTGGGTCAAAGAAAGGGTGAGTGCTTCACACTCTTATGTATCCAACACAAAATTGAATCCCCAGACATCTACGGTATTATCAATGACATATGATATGTTAAGCTTGGAAAACGTTAAAACATTtagatattgttgtttttgttaacaAATTTCTGCAGTAGTATATTTGTAAACCCTAATATTTATCTTATTctattgaaaatgtgtttttttttttttttaaatattggttcagtttgttgttgttatgttcATGTATGTCAATTTACtggtacagtgcccgtcggaagtatgtattcatgtgggagctcaagtagagttgtcagttatggccaaatgagtatgtgtttgaaggttggactGTACAGAGAGGTGTACATGCTCTGTACTGTTATAAAGGGCTATatgtgcgggtgcaaagtaaaattgcgtgtgcgatttccctggtttaattctatgggatacatgataaatgtgataaagtttgtaccaatatcactaaaaagtttttctgtttttatgaggaggtttttcagacgtttcgatattgaaaagTGTCACAAAAACGCTatagtttttacagtttttccgCAATTACAAGTAACAGAACGTAACATACCTAGGCATATGACCAATtctctccaaaaaaacatagcgCGTTACAtttggacagaagaggagacagaagctttgtttccattacccttggaaatgcgcaaaatctaaatagcgcaataaaaactgttgATGGAAATACCAGCATTTCGAAAAAAACATTctaatatcgctaaaaagtttttacattttcatgagGTTTTTCTggacattttgatattaaagaTATTGCAAAAACACAATGGAAACAGTTTTTTCGCAATTACATGTAACAGGACGAGACGTTCCCGGTCACATGACCGCTactctcagagaaaacatggcacggtaagacatttcttagcattagacttcAAAATGATTACAGCCACATCAGACAGCAAATGACAAAGCAATGCAGAGTGTTATCAGGACGTTaggagcatccatcttcctgctGCAAAGACTCACAGGatcagatttcacaggagttacaaggctctaaaacaaccttcaatggaaacacattcaaagcacaattatactttgtcgacatttataacgcttttattttgcgaaaaactgTATTGGAAACAGATAGTGaatgtcacagtgtcagtctGAGCTATTTGCTACTGAAAGTGGCAACACCTGCCTTCTACACCCCCTGCAGGACCTGCTCTGCACCGTGCCCAGTTATATAACAGTGGCAGAACCTGACAGCATGCGGGGAAACAAAAGAAGCGCAGTTGGATACCTGCATAGATGTGGCCAAGCCACGGTGGCGTAATAAAGAAGGTTAATTTGACTGGCCTTTCTGAGAGATAACACTCTGTATAAGCTGGCAGCACCCCACCTCACTTCATGTCTGTTATCAATACCGCTCCAAGGACATGCTGAACATTTAGTTTTGGGCACCACAGGTGCTCCGTACTCGATGAAAATGGTTTCCCCGGACAGTAATTTGGACTTTTCAACATTTCCTCTCTGAAATCTCAAAAATCAGTGTTGCTTGTTCTGCATGACGGACAGCCATTAGAATGACTTGTCTCGGTGAAAGAAGGTGAACAATTGTATTTGAGTGCATGTGAAAGAAATACAATGAAGAAAGGACTTGATGGGTAAAAGTGTAACCTTTCTGAAAGACTTTTAAGAAATAATTGATGATTGTCTGCCTATGGGCAAATTCATTCCCTTCCTTTCCACTGACATGGGGATTTTAAACACTTTGAGCTAATAATGTCATTCTCCTGCTCTCACTCTCAGCAGGGAAATAATGTATAACACAAAAGCAGTTTTTGCAGCTCCATGCATATTAATTTGGCACTCGATGCTCTCCTAATATGAAGAGTTTAGAATGTTATCACTCAGTCAGCAGGTATTACATGTTGACAAAAAGCTGTGAAGGACATGTAAATAATTTTGAAGTAGGTCAGGATAGCAGAGGACTGAAAACTAActtaattattgtttatttgtttattgccACTGTAGACCAATTTCATGCAAACAATTTagcacaacaataataatagaataatTAAGTACTTAAGTTGGATATAGAAATTTGTGCAtaataactgcaaaaaaaaacaaaaaactctcaAGTTCCATGACAGGTAATATTTATTGAAGTAACCCAGTCAATGAaggttatttgtttatttaattctgcAATTTCTCCAGTGCTCCAATGAGGGTTTGTATGTCCCAATTACTGATCAATAAAGGTGGTATAATGGAACCAATACCAATTAGCAATGACTTTATAATTCAAAAGtcaagctttttgttttaatataaaGCACTGTTTCTCTTTGAAGTATATTCTACACAACCTTGCACTGAAAATTATTATGATAGAATAAAAAAGTCAACTTTGCTTTATTGGCAGACAACATGTGCACTTTAAACCACAACCAGTCTGTCTTAATAGTTATTGACTGATGTGTCATTCAGCAAAttagataataaaaaaactcatattaaatagaaaaaacacaCCAAGCTACAACAAATTATATCAACCAAAGAAGGGaactaaatgaaatataaaagacaAAAGGTAAGCTTCAATTTAATGCAACTTAAGACTGCAGTTTTTCAAggaagataatatttttttaaaaagctcttgcttttttctgcatttacagTGAGTCATATCTCCACtatattatcattttgaacAGACCTTTTAAAGTTTGTGAATTAGATTGCGTATTAAAACGCAAAAACAGGCTAAAAATGTGCTGCTCATCTTCGTCTTTGCATTTTCTTACCTTTTCCACCAAATCttcctcctccagctgctcTATAAGGCTGCCTCTCCTTCTCTGTTTCagcattttaattgaattactcACATTCATTCCCCTAGAAAGTTTCTTGGCTGGTATTGCTTCAATGTAAACTAATGAATACATGAGACACCCTGCTTCATTTTTCTTGTTGAATTTTCACACTTTactgtttttaaatatgtgttaTATATGTTTAACATGTGTTTAAATGACCTTCCTATCTAtagcttttttgtgtttgagaCTAAATTGGAAACTCTTTTTTCTGGAACCAGAGACAAAGGAAGAGTTGCGTTTACTTGGAACAGTGCCACTTTTGCCAAGGGCACAGTCAATTCATTTACTCCTAATACTCTTTTAATTCCTTTCAGACCTTCTTAAAAAGGCATCGCACAAAATGGCAATCTGCACAGACATCGGGGTTAGCTAAAAACAACACTCACAGGAAGATACAATGGTGTTTTCATTGTTGAAGAGTCAGTTTTGACTGCTTTACTCTAGGACTGTTGCattatcaataaaacaaaaggcAATTACTTGATTAAAGAAGAGTTTAAGAAAGAAATACCGCTTGCTTTTATATTTctcttgagtcattttttaagtGGGCCTTGCCAGAAAATTCTCACCATGTGGTTTTTTACCACATGCTGTTGTTTTTACCTTGATCTATTCTAACTCACTTTGGCTCACAATAGTAATAGTTTCATGTTCTATTTTTGTCTTGCTAAAATTCCATCTTTTGAAACATTTAGGTCATCATCTAAGACTTGATCTATTTTTAGTTACCCATGCAGTGTTTGTGATCAGAATAAGGAAAGCTCTATCACTCAAACCATGTTAAAAGACACAGTTTGAAATGACTTGGCTTCCCAATTCTGCTTGGCTCCTGTCCTAattttacttaaaaatgataaaactcCCTAATCTGCACCCCAGATGTCCTCCTAATCTGCTGCCCCGAAGGCCCACCTCTGCACTCCCTCAATCACGACGTGTCCTTAACTCCAACTCCTGCCCTTGGTCACAACATGCTGCCATCTCTCGGGAGGCCTCATTTTGTGGCCTCAGCTTGCAGCAATGCAAATGAGGATTAGCACGCATGAATGCTCTTTCCTTATGTGCAGGGCAAGCTCTCAGGAAAATCTTGCTCAATGAAAGTTCCAGTGGCAGAGAACCCCTGTTACTCTGACTCAAAAATCAGTAATCCTGCATTTTAGCATGAATTAGCTGTTGAGGGCATGGAGTCAGAGGGAAGGAGGCATTGTGGGAGATGCTGCTATTGAGCGAGTCAGGTTGATAACCGATATGATCCTAAGATTTCATTGTAAagatttgtaattaattttccaACCATGTTTTTGGCCACTTAGTAATTTGAATTCTTTGTTGCAATGTTTGTAGCTAGAATCATATacatgtttttcctcaaatcaATGATGCACCTCATCCCATATGGTGTATCTATTCTTTTGTGGTCATGATTGAAGGAGCAATTTCAAACCTTGCTTGGGTAGTTAAATAATAGGCAAATTACCTTCAGTGACAGATGGTCATGCATGCTTTGCTGTTAAGCAATTTATATTGTTGATACATAAAGACAAATctggaaaaagagaaagaaatatTGATTACAAGTCTTCTGACTGTGGTCGATGTTTTATGAACACAATGCAGATTTGCTATTAATGTCAGAAAACAACACAACGGGCTCAAAGTTAGCCCTTGCCCATGTGACAAATTAGAGCTTCTCAATACctcggattaaaaaaaaaatctgactttACACGTCAAGAAGCCGATCAAGTAATTTGCTTCC
This genomic window from Gouania willdenowi chromosome 6, fGouWil2.1, whole genome shotgun sequence contains:
- the trim44 gene encoding tripartite motif-containing protein 44; the encoded protein is MERRGEELPQMDGSCDACEPDEAQPATQVCCTCNFAFCVLHAENHTSRTKHPLIPYKCEEKPNNGACTEKESRKDENESNKAAGQEEEVPIANGNEGDGGDDDAEEAVSIQSPEQVGGAEAAEAKQDVAEVKPKNKEAPATRERLHCKEHDKEGTLYCKCDEKIICVMCAVQGEHRDHEIITLHEAYLWQKSKGGYDLLGFSQRMGDRINEKWVKERVPLGDMEKYVNDQFQELCRLVRLEEKRFLHLVDLKEAFFTAAATEKIAEINLETEKLQEEMAIVNRQISILEQAKAPADAMEVLLASPRSARRALNNVGARLRLPEPRADPMNPRDLDNKDSGPSMDHAP